The window TGCCTGTCGCACCGTTGGCCTTTCATGACCTCGCGCCCGAGCTGGATGATTTCCGGGCGGATGTGCTGCAAGGTCTTGCCAAACCACACAAGGAGATCCCTCCGAAATATTTTTACGACGAGCGCGGCTCGCTGTTGTTCGACCGAATCTGCGATCTGGAAGAATATTATCTCACTCGCACCGAGATCGGCCTGCTGCGCCGCCATCAATCTGAACTGGCGGATGCGATAGGGCCGGACTGCCTGCTCATCGAATACGGCAGCGGCAGCAGCAGCAAGGCGCAGATTTTATTGGGGGCGTTGACCCGTCCACGGGTTTACATACCGATAGACATATCCAAAGAATATCTGCTGCGTTCCTCGGCGGAATTTGCCGCCCGTCAGCCGGGTCTTGCCGTGATCGCAGTGTGCGCCGACTACACACGCTTGACGCAACTGCCGCAGGCCATGAAGCATCAGGGCGCAAAAAGGGTCATCTTTTTCCCCGGTTCCAGCATCGGTAACTATAATCCCATGCAGGCGATTCTGCTGCTCAAGACCGCGGCGGCGCTGGTTGGCGCGGGAGGCGGCATGTTGATTGGCGTGGATCTCAAAAAAGACCGCGACGCGCTGCACGCCGCCTACAACGACTCGCAGGGTATAACGGCGGCGTTTAATCTGAATATATTATGGCGTCTACGTCACGAATTGCGCGCCCGCGTCGAGCCTGCCCACTTCCGGCATGACGCCTTTTACAATGAACAGATCGGCAGGATTGAGATGCACTTGGCGAGCACCCGGGATCAAAGCATCAAGTTGGAGGATGACGTATTCAGATTGGCGGAAGGGGAGGGGATACACACTGAAAACTCCTATAAATATACCGTTGAGGAATTCCAAAGTATGGCAGAGGCAGCCGGCTTCAAGCATGAACACGTGTGGCGTGACGCCCGGAATTTATTTAGCCTGCACTATTTGACGGTTGGGTAAAGACTTGTCCGGAGCGATACAAAGAGTGAGGTTTATACAGAAGGCGTGTGGGGCTCTTTTGCTGCTGTTTGTTTGTAACGCCTGGGGTGCGGCGGCGGATCAGATTGATCTCAATCTCGCCAGCGCGGCCCAACTGGTGACTATCAAGGGTATAGGGCCTAAGAAGGCCGAGGCT of the Gammaproteobacteria bacterium genome contains:
- the egtD gene encoding L-histidine N(alpha)-methyltransferase — translated: MSVPVAPLAFHDLAPELDDFRADVLQGLAKPHKEIPPKYFYDERGSLLFDRICDLEEYYLTRTEIGLLRRHQSELADAIGPDCLLIEYGSGSSSKAQILLGALTRPRVYIPIDISKEYLLRSSAEFAARQPGLAVIAVCADYTRLTQLPQAMKHQGAKRVIFFPGSSIGNYNPMQAILLLKTAAALVGAGGGMLIGVDLKKDRDALHAAYNDSQGITAAFNLNILWRLRHELRARVEPAHFRHDAFYNEQIGRIEMHLASTRDQSIKLEDDVFRLAEGEGIHTENSYKYTVEEFQSMAEAAGFKHEHVWRDARNLFSLHYLTVG